The stretch of DNA CAAAACAGCTTCATGTGGTTTACAAGGTGATCATTCATAGAAGGATACCGTGGAAAATTATCAATGAACCACAAGTGTCAAATATGATTATGCATCAGCAAATGAAGATTATGTACGTAATCTGTATTTATAACAGCTTGAAATTGAACGTTTACCTAAATTTTATCAGGAAACAGAGATTTAAATATAAGAAAAGATACCTTCTTTCCACGAATAACAGCGCCAGGCTCCCCTTGAATCACCATATACTTGTGGCCTCCAAGGTACAGTCCAGTGGGAGCAAGAAATCCAGGCTCCTCAAAATCCTTTGCAATGTTAGACATCTCCTCGGGTTTGAACTGCAGGTAAAAACACACGTCCATCTCATCAACAAGGTATCAAAACTTGCTAAAGAAGCACGTAATCAAAATGCAGCATCGTGACTGAGAGATTGTCCATCCTAACAAACGGCATAAGCCAACTTTTGACAAggaaatttcaaattcaatacACGGACTTTGCAAACCAACAGTGGGCATTGCAAAAGACCAAGCAATCATTCTACCTCATTTTCACCAGGTGGAAAAGTTTCTGTTAAAAAACATAACCATTCGTTGAGAAAAATGACAAAATCAATAAAATCACGTCAATTAATAAAAGAAATGTAGGGTCAAATACTTGATGAAAGCGAACCATAATGATAAATAAGGGTTACCTCGATCCTAAAATTGTGTCGATCCAACGCATACAATTCAATCAAATACGATTTTTAATGTGGAATCATGTAAAATCAGGCGTGGCTCGTAATACACCATTGGATCCACATTTAAGGCCGCCCGGATcgattaaatcataaataaggGTGACATGAAATCTGTAGTTAATGGTGTTCTACTATTCCGCTATGGGTCagaatgattatatatatatatatatatttaaaaagttTTACATATTAACTTAGAAAATGTTTTCCAGTTGATTGATGAATGTGATAGATTTGTCTCGTCTCATATTACAAAGCAATGAACTTTAGCATGATTCCACCAAAACAAATCCGATCCAAACAGGATCAAACGAAATAATCCAATGTAGGTGACCTGAGGGAAGGTGGAGCTCTGGGCCCAGACGCTCCCGTCTTGGCCGATGATGGCGGCGGCGGTGAGGTGAACACCGTCCACATCGCACATCAAGTGCTCGTCCACGTAAGTCTGCCACGACATTGATCTAACGTTAGTTTGTCTTGGATTTGTGATTGCTTGGTTGGGTTGTGTTGGCGTGGGGAGGAAATAAATATACGAAAGAAATATGGGAAAGTTGTGAAGGAGAAAAGGCGACGATTAATGGCCGTAGATTTTGTCGTGATTTAATGAGCGGAGAATGAGCCAATGGTGCGGGCGTGGAATGCTTATTTTCATttactaataatttttttttttgggtgaaATTATGAAACGATTAGTGCTTAAAAATgctacaaaatatttttttataagttcGACTTTCGAAAATTACTAACTCATGCATGCATGTATTaccattgaaaattttgcatTATAAAATAATTGCAGTCAGCTAACCGataaaatattacaatttaaataaaagacaAGTCGACAAAACCTAGACTTACGTTTTAAAATCATGCAAATAAGAAAATGAAACGTCTactattcgttttgcttaaaaagtaataggaatttttttttaaaaaaaaatacctcTACCATTCGGCAGAATTACtccaatatttttataaaatattttgcatcattttaaaataataaatccaactagtatttgaaaatcaaagaaataGTTAAATCGTCAAATCATCTAacatttaccaaacctaaaaacaccatttgaaaagtatagctcatactaacctctcaaaaatcacttataaaaagtcgtaaaaatattcttaacataaatcGTAACCATAAACTAGTGTGGAAAACTAGTATCGGTCctcaggttatgtgcaccttcagtccagtcaaatcaaccatcaagacctccatgaACATAATCATCACaatcacctacatcaatcacacctagtgagtcttaagactcaacacaccataatcttgataacaagtactacatatacagatctcatacaacaatgaaaatatttgtacttaaaatatcgttttcgtgaagatgcataaactttaaacataaaattttttataaatattttcatgatacgtAAACTTTGAATGAAAACAtattcataatgatgcatcaattttaaacataaacattttcataaacattttcgtaaactttttcatatcctcataaacatattcatatgaacatgcataacataaactttAACAGTTTTCTTTTCCTCATTTGATAACATATATCCTTTTCTCATGagtataaacattttcctttttattgaattcagatcgttaatcgtgactttcctcatcctcaaaaagtcgatggatccatctacatgtaaccacagtactgggcggcggggacaccagcaacactctcaccggtcaactggcccttggcctatcctcatcgaatagaaatacgatcgtcgggttccctctggggccttctcccataaatggggtCCTCCGGGCcatttccctcacgatatccccattcatatcctcatatcctcaatagtcacaattacttcacttccttcaacattttactttttcatcactttataaaaatcatgcatttaatatcttttttcttttaaaaacaagcatacaacatatcttttaacgttatcgtttcctcataaaaatccataaacattttaaaataaactttttaacatataaaaatccataaatcctttaaataaacatttcaatatcataaacatttaaaatatgcgtttaaatcataaaaatttaaaataaacattttaacaaattaaatcatatacttttaaaataacaatctgacataataaatcgtaaacatttaaaatcgtggggacccgaacaatttttcaatttttaatcactttctgggaataattaatcaataacaataaacagggtctaaattttttttttaaatacgagagtacgcagcatatgaaataagtcatatctcatttacaagatcactactcagatctaagtacaagtcctgtacaatcgtaaatcataataactactgtttcttcactacatctcaggtgatataacagatatactcctaagtccggatctctacgctaactgtcttctctcatcctcttcttgaccctgatccagccccacctgttgtcatgcacacatacaaaacaagacaacagccggataactccggtgagaataaatcccagtataaataatgtaaacatgcaatcatataaaaacatatacaaaagcatataacagttatcattaacatgtagcaaatcaacaaacatgaatgatataaaactgtaaatcaactagtcatcacagactcgactcaaacaacgcgtcgtctcagactcgactcaatgCTAACTTAGGGATCCCAatatctggatattgataattatatcgaatctcagtcgataggaatgaatcaaccctaaatgGCATCTAAATAATTcacatatccagtgtctgggcgaaacagccgcagaattgacgaatcagtcaagaattaagcgaatcagccaataactagacgaatcagccagtaattaagcgaatcagccaaagtttagatgaatcagtcgataactaaacgaatcagccaataaccagacgaattagccggtgactaggcgaatcagccaatgactaaacaatcagtagtcaatacatgcagtggctataaatcaatagactacaaacatcaatgtcatcaattacaaatatcaatgcaataaactaagtatgtgatttagggaaactcgagtcaaacctcactcgagttgtgcaatcccaactcaacattaatttatacatttctttctgatactctgactctgtcgaagtcttgaactcaaagcctgtcaatactcaatccgacaataacaatattgagggtacgacatcaatacaccactcaatcaatacaggatataatcagaattcaatcaaattctgtttcaacaatataatgtcgtaatttcaatatatccagcactaccatatcagtcagatatcaattccaacatctcataatcgataacaattcaattctgatatcaaatcgactccaaaactactccgaaattcataacaatttcatatggtatctgttctccagtccgatttcgattatacgatgtctaacatgacaagaacatcatatatgaatcatatcagattttgacaataccataatttcaaatcatatcaaaacgttgcaaaacttacgtccagttgtagcctatgTCGATAGGaaatcaataccgaagtcggattcaaaatcgggcgggcggatttctcataaaaggcgtaaggatctTCGGAGCTTCTTCGGCCTCTTTCTCTGATGATTCCTCATTTCTGAAGaggaatgttatatatatatatatctcgtgcatgcaataagccaagtggcttggtgtgcctactgcacgtctcgcgcatatgcgcgactaatatcggcgcatatgcgcgagacctacgggtctcgtggataaacttctcggcagctcgcgcatgcgcgaagtgagtcgcgcatatgcgcgaggtcctctgcccacgttgcgcatatgcgcgcatctgtgccgcacatatgcgcgagggctactgttcctcgcacattttcatgcattatctcatctttcccggtccgatcctttccgtctataatcatatcaattatccccaaatcatttcagattaataggataaaattctcgggccttacatttctccccccctaagatatgatttcgtccccgaaatcacaggcagtTAAATCATGTCAATCAGGAGGTATATGGAAGAAGCTAAATTGAAGAacacacatcagtgaaataactctggaaacttctgtctcatatctgactcagtttcccaggtagcttcttcaacgCCACgatgactccactgaactttcacaagtggaatagtcttcgttctgagttgcttttccttCCAATCAAGAATCTAAATCgtcttttcaaaataactcattattttgtcCAATTCGGCCTCGTCTGACTGAATCACATGTGAAGCATCTGGCATGTACTTTTGCCATAAtactacatgaaagacatcatgtattccagataatgaaggcggcaagacgagtcgataggcacgatctcctatcttttcgagaatctcatatggaccaacatatcatggagatagtttccctttcttgccaaatctgacaactcttCTGAAAGGTgaacaactcctctgaaaggtgaaatttccaaaaatactcggtcaccagcctcaaataccaacggtcgtcgtcggaTATTGACataattggcttgtctgtcttgggctgccttcattctcttttgaatcagcttcactttttcaatcatatatctagTCATGCCAGGTccgatctcaggaacctcagagatatcatcctaaTAAAGAGGGGAATAACacctctttccgtacaacgcttcgaaaggagccatctcaatactcgtcaaATAGTTGTTATTGCACGAAAACTCAccaagtggcaatgcatcttgccagctagtgctaaaatcaagcactactgctctcagcatatcctccaatgtctggatcgtCTGCTCAGACTATCCATCGGTctatggatgatatgcagtactaaaATATACTTCGTATCCAAAATCTGCTGTAAATTTTGCTAGAAGTACGATGTAAACCGAAGATCATGGTCTGCTACAATCGACTTTGGCACTCTATGcagtctgaccacctctctgacataaatctcagccatctggtcatgtctgtacgccATCTTGTACGtaataaagcatgcggatttggtcaatctgtcaatcacaacccaaatcgcatcgcaacctctggaggaacatggtaactgcgtcacaaaatccatggaaatgtgatcccatttccattcaggaatggacaaactctgtaacaatccttcgggtttctttctctcagcctttacctgttggcaattcagacatttggctacaaatttagcaatatcagctttcatttgtttccaccaaaactgttttttcaaatcattatacatcttcctgccaccaggatgaatactgaatcgaatgttgtgcgcttctgatagTATCTATCGTTTCAACtccgaaacatttggcacaacaatcaCGATTAGTTACATACAGAACAttgtcacgaacctgatactcgGATCGATGTCTTGCTCTAACCCTCGCTATCTAGTTCTATAccttctgatcaactttctgagatgcttatatttcaaaatcagctctgggtcggactgtacaatataaattcccccactgtctactatctgattcgaacacggattcagaataacagcaatattcaatcaaattcaaaacatcactcatcggtactgatctgctaacTCATAAAACCGCAAATATCTAACGCTGATATCCATCTCGGCCAACTAATTACGAtttaattctgctaaaatcaacagatacatcatcttcagatataacatacCCTGAATGAAATCTGTCTCCACCAGGATTCACCATTTcacaatttctgatatcaagtcaaggTTAAAATCAATTTCTCTGACTGAAATCAAATCTAAAGTCTTATCTGGGGAAACATCAATAACTTtcatatcattggtaaatcagccaattatagactcaacttcagtaaatcaactgaatacatgaggagtctctctgct from Primulina tabacum isolate GXHZ01 chromosome 3, ASM2559414v2, whole genome shotgun sequence encodes:
- the LOC142541056 gene encoding profilin-4-like; the protein is MSWQTYVDEHLMCDVDGVHLTAAAIIGQDGSVWAQSSTFPQFKPEEMSNIAKDFEEPGFLAPTGLYLGGHKYMVIQGEPGAVIRGKKGAGGITIKKTGQALIFGLYEEPMTPGQCNMVVEKMGDYLIDQGL